Genomic DNA from Brassica rapa cultivar Chiifu-401-42 chromosome A04, CAAS_Brap_v3.01, whole genome shotgun sequence:
ATGATGGAAgactaaagagagagagacagagcgAGCAAGAGACGTGACTGCAGGTAAAAAATGATCTGTGAACATTAAACTTCATTAAAGTTAACTTAATTGCTTCCACCgctgatattttatttttcttttgtgttttttctATTCTGGATGAATAATAGAGAGCTTGATCAAGTGTTGTGATGCACACGTAAGCTATCATTGGCGGGTGAACTATTTATGCGACGGCTGAAAGGCATGATTTGCCTCAGTTTTTGGAAGATCATCATGGGAATTTCCCCTGAGAATGAGTTATTGGCAAGGTTCAAGACTCTAAGTCTGGTCAAACCTGAAAGAGAGGCTGGGATGCTTCCCTTGAGTTCATTGTTGGAAATATCAAGAACTTTGAGATTCCTTACTCCAAGAAAATCGCTGGTAATGGACCCGAGTAAGTAGTTAGGTGTAAGATAGAGATGAGTCAGGTTCTTGAGGATGATGATGTAAGAAAATGGCATTTGTTTCTCTGTAACAAATAATTCTTTAGCTGGAGAATTTTTGCAGGTTAAAAATGtgttatatattatgaaattagATAGATACGGGGGCAAGTtgcttgtaaaaaatatttgttttatagtCTGAGAAAAAACAAGATGCAGCCATTAACAAATGATGACTATTTCTCTGCATTTTAGTTTTCTAACTgttctattatttaattttttttgcgtGAAATATTTTCGCAGTAACAATTATTTTCACTGTAATGTAAAGCAATCAGGGTAAGCCGTGACCGGTGTAAATTTCAAGGCGATCAACTCTTTTTTAGTTAAAGTTGAAATAATCTACAACATTTCAAAGTTAAAAAAACTACAACATTTTATGATAGTTtacaatattttcttatttacttTTGTATTAGGGGTTATCCACAAGGAGAAGCACAACTAAAgattaataaataatgaaaaagatttccaaaaaaataagaaatctaaaaaatatatatataacaataaagtttgatgaaaatatactatataacccaaaacacacaaaataagaaaaacacataaatatctaaataaataggCAGCTTAGAATAAAACttagggattttttttttacgataTTGTCTTTTAATGTTCATCAAATGAAATTAAAGGAAATTaacaagaaattgatgaaaaacaaaactaaagtaGTATACAATCAAAtcatcttttaataaaaatattcaaaaaccaaaagatatactctttctgttttttttaattaaatgtaAGCTTTATTATTTTCacccatattaataaaaatattaaatatttattattgacatATTAATCTGTAATAAACTATATCCCAGAACTTTTAatcaatataatttaaaaaaaaagaatttgtttttgaactgtaaaatttaaaataaacaatgtattgtaagtgtaaaaatgtatctttttaaaatatatgttattttttaaaatatgaatctTTTCTAAAAAGGAAAAGTATATACCTCAAAAATAAacacaagaacaaaaaaaatatctaaaataaaggaaaaagTTATGTCATGAATTTCGGAAAGTCctcaaaatacaaataaaatactattatgAAGAACAAAAATGTATATTCATATAATATAAATGAGAGACgcaatataatataattttacaaagataataataaaataataaacaaatcaAAAGACTTACACTGTTAAAATATATTCTCATAAAAACTTTCACAATAATTCTATTACTAAATTtagtttttgaaataaaatttggAGCTGGATATCAAAATATCAAACAGTTTCAACTGAAAAGATGATAAAAATGAGTAAATGATTCAAcattttacaaataataaatgaaaatccGATCAATCTTGGAGCATGATTAAGAATTAACTTACTAGATTCAGGATCCCCTTTAACCAATGCGGTCATAATAAAGTCCCTAACAAATTTCCACATCGTTGACATGGACAAAGTATGCGAAGATTGTTACTATTTAAGTAGATTATCAAATTAACCATGCATTTACATTAttcattttcaaactaaaatttACTTTGTAATGACTATCAACTATTTCTCTTACTTTAATTATATCAATTAGTCACAACTATTTATGTTATTCTTCTTTGTCCTTAGcaacttcaaaacaaattaataCATTGTAGTCGTTACCACTATCAAATGGAtcgaaaaatatcatttttcaacatattttcatcttcatatttttgaaaatagtttCTTTACTAATaccataaaaaaattgtaaattcatTACGTGATAAAACATACAAGAACCCGTACGCGCCGGAAAACCACTAGTTACCATATAAAGTAATGGTTCCCCAGCCGCGGGACATCTCTAAGCATATAACTTCACACACGTGATGGTAACTACATCGAATAGGTCATTTAATATAttgttcaaaaacaaaattaacaaacgatataaaatgaatatagtaCGTATAGGAAAtgtatacaaaaacaaaaaccataaaacaaataattattaaacaaaaaaatgaaactcaCTATACAAATCTCGGATCCTCCCTGAAGTGAAACACACTCTTAAATCTTGTGAGGTTATTAACCGTTCCAGTAGATTCCACTAGAGCTTCTTCggtagattatatgttttcttaagaAACCTCGTTGCAGCTTCGTCGTTACGATAACACAAAACTCGTAAGAGCGTGTTTGGTTCCATACCACTCCACTGGCCTGAAGTCGGAGGCAACGGAAGTCTAGACTTAGCTGAAGAACCATATGCTTCGAGCGTCATTCCCTTAAACCTCTCTATCAAACTGTCTgtgtctgtactgaacagaggAAGCACACCTCTAACCGTGGTCGAGAACTTATCGATCAGGTCCATGGCCAGACCATCTCCATTCGCCCAGAACAGATCTTTCATAGATTTGAAATCTTGTTCCATAATCTGAGAGTCTTGTATTGTAAAAGCCCTAGAGGGTCCTCCAGCAAGTAGGACAAGTAAGAAGCCATCGAAAGAAGCTCTCATAAGATCGGTTATGATGCGCGTACGGACTCTTTCATGTACCGTCTCTGCTATGACTGTCAAATTCTGTTCGAGCTCCTTGAGGAAAGGCTCGATTCTAGAGGACGAGAGGTCACCGATGTATAATCCGTCCCATAACGCGTGGCTTAGGTCATGGAAGACGACTTTGTAAGCTAAAGACTCAGATAGCTGTTGAACGCCTTCGATGCAAGCCGCTGGTGTGAGCTCAAACTTTTTCCCTAAACCGTTGGAGAAGTCGTCGGTGTGAGCTGACTCACAGTTCCTCAAATGCGTGATCACTCTCTTCTCCACAACGTCAAGCTCGCTGCGGATTTTGTGCAAGCTGTTTATTCTGATACATATCTGCGTGACCCCAAAGGAACCAGCCTCTCCGTTGGCAATCGGAACCTGAGAGTTTTTCTTCTGAGAAGGAGGTgacttttctttcttcttccaaaCACCTTGGAACTTTGACTCCGTTGTACATCGTGTGAGTGCAGGCATTGTAGGCATGTACGTAGTTCGAGAGCCTGAACATCATTATCATTACATGttagaaaatcaaaattttcaacaGATAGGAATCAATCATATGCCAGCAAACTTACCACAACCAGATTTCGCCTTTGAGACATAATACTGAAGATATTTGTCTAAACCAATGATCAAATCAGGTAACACAGCAGGATGCATAGGTATGGGAAGCTGAAAAAACGCTTCCAAAGTTTCATCAGTAATACGCAACACTTCTGCAGCAGATAGTGCATATCCTCCTTCTTGGTTCTCCACCGGATTCCAAACCTGGAAAAAGAAAACTCTGGTGATTAATTAAATCACTCCAAAGCTTAATAAAGACtatgtttgatttttactaacctCTTGCTGCAAATTCCTGTCGACCCATTCCTTGAGTCTGTCTATCCTTGCCTTGATCCAGTCTTTGACCAAATTAGCAATAACAGTCTCAGCTTCGAAAGGAGGCATCTCACGGATAATCGCTTTGCCACCATCATCGCTGTCAACAGAATCCTCTACTGCGATTTGCACAAGATCCTTCTCTAGCTTATCAGCAGCTCTTAATACCTGAACAGCATCGGGTGTCAATTCAGATATCCCGGAGATAAACTGTTTAATCTCGTTTCCGTAACAAACATGGAGTGTAGCCACAGCAACTCCTGCGGCAAACGGATGCCACCTCTTCCATATTGGACTGAACATCCGCTTTTCCTGAACAGCTAGCTCGCCAATGTCTTTAGCAAGGATGGCAAGAACAGGAAGAGGGTTTTTCTGGTTCCTCGATGCCCTCCTGCTAGAATCTGCTTTCTCCATTCTCTATTAAGGgacatataaaataatcaaatataagtTGATAGAATCGTTATAAGAAACGGTAAGTAAAAAAGACACAATGCCAACACTTGCCTGAGCAAAAGCAGTACGTAGTGATGACCTGATGTATGTCTCAATCCTCGTACGAGCAACATCAACTTCTCCTTTCCTCCTTCTACGATATTCGTTAGATATATCTTCAACTAAAATCCTAGCTGCTGATACACCCAAAGAAACAATGCCCTCCATTGTACCGACATTGCTTCGGTCAAAGGTGTCATGGTACGCAAGGAGCCTCTT
This window encodes:
- the LOC103864688 gene encoding protein unc-13 homolog; this translates as MAHLFRELSLGHSKRETTPPPPPSMTSTIPSDLPPSPLGQLAVQFSESDLRLIAYEIFVAACRSATGKPLSSAVSSLSVANPDSPSNGVSPASPAAQRSLTAAAASKMKKALGMKSLSSLSPGSTKSPGSGSGSGSGGKPKRPTTVGELMRIQMRVSESVDSRVRRAFLRIAASQVGRKIESVVLPLELLQQLKSSDFTDQQEYNAWLKRSLKVLEAGLLLHPRVPLDKTSSSQRLRQIIHGALDRPLETGRNNEQMQSLRSAVMSLASRSDGSFSDSCHWADGSPFNLRLYEMLLEACFDSSDATSMVEEVDDLMEHIKKTWVILGINQMLHNLCFTWLLFSRYVVTGQVEMDLLYACESQLAEVAKDAKTTKDPEYSQVLSATLSAILGWAEKRLLAYHDTFDRSNVGTMEGIVSLGVSAARILVEDISNEYRRRRKGEVDVARTRIETYIRSSLRTAFAQRMEKADSSRRASRNQKNPLPVLAILAKDIGELAVQEKRMFSPIWKRWHPFAAGVAVATLHVCYGNEIKQFISGISELTPDAVQVLRAADKLEKDLVQIAVEDSVDSDDGGKAIIREMPPFEAETVIANLVKDWIKARIDRLKEWVDRNLQQEVWNPVENQEGGYALSAAEVLRITDETLEAFFQLPIPMHPAVLPDLIIGLDKYLQYYVSKAKSGCGSRTTYMPTMPALTRCTTESKFQGVWKKKEKSPPSQKKNSQVPIANGEAGSFGVTQICIRINSLHKIRSELDVVEKRVITHLRNCESAHTDDFSNGLGKKFELTPAACIEGVQQLSESLAYKVVFHDLSHALWDGLYIGDLSSSRIEPFLKELEQNLTVIAETVHERVRTRIITDLMRASFDGFLLVLLAGGPSRAFTIQDSQIMEQDFKSMKDLFWANGDGLAMDLIDKFSTTVRGVLPLFSTDTDSLIERFKGMTLEAYGSSAKSRLPLPPTSGQWSGMEPNTLLRVLCYRNDEAATRFLKKTYNLPKKL